From Quercus robur chromosome 8, dhQueRobu3.1, whole genome shotgun sequence:
GTGGATCCTTTCAGTTCATGGAATTTGGAGAATATACCTAAGATTTTCATGTGGTAATCTTAGATTACCATTTTTGGTTATAACTTTTTGCGTGAGTCTTTTTTGGGCATTTGAAGCATGTGGGCACCACATTAGCACATAATATGAGAAACtaatcaccaccaccaaaatAGGTGGTTTTCTTATTCCTAAACCCATAGGAATCTACTGGAAAAACGCCAAAATTGCAATGTAGCCCACCCCagtcagcttcttcttcaagtttTTGAGCAGATAGAGCAGTGCAACATTGCTGTTGGTGTCATGTTGCCTGATGTACTCTACCCCTACTGCCACTATTTTCTCAGTGTCTTTGTATCTgataccctctctctctctctctctctactattTGCTTTGATTTGTAGACTTGCTCAACAAGGACTGAAGTTCCCCATCACCATCTACAGCTACGTGGAAATAGTACGACTTCTTCATCCTTTGAGTCACTTCAACTATTGTTCTTGATCACTAGCAATTTTGATAACCTTTTATCCAGttacctttttttattattattattattattttatatatatatattctcaatttGTTGCTCTACccaaaaaactttttttgggttttaaataagTGTTAACTCTAAAGTGTTCTTGGAGATTTGTTGATAATTTTAACTCCAATGGAGTAAATAATGTCAATTGGAAATGAAAGATTTTCTGGTTCTCGTAGGCATTCTGATTTGGTTGAACCTCTTCTTTAATGTTTTGGGGATGTGGTGGGGGTGGTCTAATTTCTTTGGTTCTCTCTTTTATCAAAAGttaaatatagagaacaaaaatgagGATTCGGTTGGATAGCTATAGAGAGAGAGCTAGTCTCTAGGGTCCAGCCTGAGTGTAACTGTCACACATGTAAAATTGTAAGCACGCAAACATTGTTATGTAGCATGGCAAAGAGTGGAGGATTGAATCCCTAACTGAGTGTCATTGGGGGAAAATGTAACGTCAAAATTTTTAGCACATattaaaagaatgaagaagagtTTTTGGTTGGATTTCTCTATGTTAAAGCATTGCAGGGTTGAAAACTCAGGGGGTTAATGTTGTTTGTCTACTTTATGACATACAAAGCTCAAAATGCTACGTTTCTCTTGTTCACTTTGTTCCACTTTACAAAGTACTCATTGAAGAGTTTATATGAGATAAGAGCTACATAAACAAGGTGTAGTGCTATCATGGTATCAAAGTCACATCCTTCCTTGTAGCCTTAACCTTGATACATACCTTGAGCTACATTACAAACCTACATGAATCATAGTTCCTCATTTGAAGATCTGCCACACGACTAAAGCCGGAGTTGATTCTAAGCCCTCACGAGTCCTCACACATCTCTAAGAAGTCTCTGCAAGTGAGTGGATCCATGTGCCTCTCTCTACACACCGATAGTCTCCTTCACGCACCCCACATGTTCAGTGAATGCAACAAATCTGGTTTGACCATGTGTCTAAGTTGACGACATTTTGCCATATTAGCCATAGGCAACGTCATAAGTGACATCAATATTGGTGCCACACTAGTAGTCACATCCTGCCACATCAGCACTTTGTCACGACATTTTCATGTTAACATCTTGCCACTTATGAGGCATAAGTACTGACACAATACGGGGTACTACATGAAATGAGATACAGTGATTCAATTCTTGAAATACTAGGATACAACACCTCAGGGatacaataattatttaaataaataaaaactacttTTAGGTATATATATTCTTTGGTATATATTATGTGTATTTTAGGTTGTAAAAATAAGTAACTTCTATCCTGTCATTTATACCATTGATGGTCTCATATGCTTGTTAGTCACGTTTGGTCTATTGCTTTCTCTAGCTTGTCTATTCCTGATATCAATTCACCAGATTTCGTCCCATAATAATTATCACTAGTTCTTTGCTCTTACCACTCATGAGGCCAATATTGGCCCTCTTTGGTAGcaaattatgtttgatgaaCTTGATGTTTCGCATAAGAACTCACACCTGTGACATGATCTtcatttcttcctctttttttctttttctgtctctttcaatttgtttttcgCACTTTAGCaatagatattttaaaaaaaaaaaaaaaaaaacaaaatgcatttCCAACTTTTTCAATGAAAAAGGGAAATGGCAAAACATATCTCTTGGTTATTAGCAGAAAGAACATCAAAGCATTTTATTACAAATTCAAAGGAATGGTGTTACAAATAGCTCATGTATAGATGACAAATCATTGGAAATAAAATGTTTATCTTCAAATGAGACGAAGAGTGCCTAATAGAAATACATTGAAGGTGACTGCAATACTAAAAAGAATAATGAATTGCCGTTGACTTCCAAGTCCTATATGTTTTCTTCTTGCACTCATCCTAGTATTATCTTCACACTTCAATCTTTAAGGATTTGGCTCATCTTCAAGCCAACAATGGCTCGGTCCTGCCTCCTCATCATGAAGTCCTCTCTTAAACTTTATCTGCCAGGCCTGAGCTTCAACATCCTTATTTGATGTAGAGgtataattaatcatttttcagTCTTTTAGGTTGTGGTTCATCTTCAGGCCAACCATGACTTGCTCCTGCCTCCTTATCATGAAGTCCTCTCTTAAACTTCATAGGCCAGGCCTAAGCTTTAACATCCTCATTTGATGTAGAGGCATAAGGAATCATTTTTCCATCAAGAACCCCATCATATAATAGGCTGACCCCTATCTTCTTAACAATGAATCCAACCCCAAAATCTATGGTAACGTCTACTTTATCACCGCCCTCCAAATTGAACTCACCTTTAGAAACATTGCCCAGCCACAGGTGATCTTCAAGGGAGATTACAACATCAGCTGTTATTTGCCTAGAGGCCTGACTAATATTCTTCGTATGATTGACAATTGAAATGCTAAGAAGATTTTGAGATACTATATTGTCATTGCTTGGACGTGGTGAATAAACAGTGCATACCACAAACCCTACCACATTAAGATCAATAATACGAGGCACTTCAAAACACACGGAGGGCCCTTCATCCTTATACATGAAGCAATCAGGAATATCACCACCAGGGAGGAATATGCTAAGCTCGTTACCAACTCCACTCATAGTGCATTCCTGTTCCATAAGGAGCATGATTTATCAAAGCtacacttgaaaaaaaaaaaagatattcatTCATAAAAACAAAGGTGGAttgggttggggggggggggtggtattgagagagagagaaagagagagaggaaaccTGTAGGATGCTTTGCTTGAAAGAACTTGTCATATTGTTGCACTCTTCCATGTGAAGGGTTCCAAAGTACTTCAATAGTTTATATAAACCTGGAATCTCGACTAATTTGTGGCAATTAGTAAGGAACAAAGTTTGCATATTTGAGATCTCTGATACATTTGGCATTCTTTCCAACTTCATGCAGTTTGTTGCATGCAAAATATTCAAACTTTTAGGTAAATCTGCTATTGATTGAAGTTCTGTGCAATAATCCAAAGTTAGCCTACGAAGCTTCAAAAGACCACCAAAGCTTGATGGTAGGACTTGGAACTTATTCCTTTGTAGATCTAAAGATTGAAGAGAACATAAACTCCCAAGATCTTTCAGAATTTTGTCATTTGATAGATCGCAATCATTGAGACATAATTCTTTTAGCGAGGATAAGCCTTGTAGTGAACCCGGCAAAGGTTGTAATCCTTTACACCCACCCAGAGATAAATGTTTGAGGTTCTTCAATCGTCCTATGGTAAATGGAACTGTTCTTATGGCAGTGTTGTCTATCCGAAGAGTAGTCAAGCATTCCATCTCCCCCAAGTCGTCAGCCAAATTGTCAATATTAGAACAATCACAAAGAATGAGAGTTTTAAGAGACTTCAACTTATAGAGACTCTTCGGCAGACTTCTAAGGTTTTTGCAACctttcaaatttatcaaaacaaGTTTATCAAGATCTCCAATAGATTGGTGAACCTCAAACAAACTGGTACAATCTTTGAGTACTAATTTTTCAAGATTGGGGAGTCTTGAAAAGTCAGGGGTCCGGGTTAGATCATGTGAATGACTGAGATTTAGGACTTCCAACTTATTGAGCAACTggtaaagagagagaaaataaggaaaacaTAATATTAGCCCAtagatgataaaaaattatggcTTGATGGTTAAGGTTAAATTATACCTTGGGATCTTCCCAAACTTCTTTGAGATTGCTATATCGCAAGTCAATTGCAACTATCTTTCTTAGACAAAAGTTGTTTGGTATAAACTTTAGAGGGAATCCATGCCAACGGAGCCACCGTAACTCTTTGGGAAGATATTCATAATCCCCAGTGAGTTGTGCGTGATCAAGTTGGAGTAATCTCAGcctcttcatctttttaaaTGTTTCTGTATTGAAATCCAGCTGACTTCTTATTGTATTGAAATTCTCATCACTTCTTGACAATTTTAAAGCGAGTCCTTCAACTTGTTTCCTTCCCTGATTAAAACAAGAACTGTGTAAGCAAATTGGTTATGTGGAAGTTgagagatttaaaaaaagaaaaaaagaaatatagacTTAGCAAAACAGCATGTACCACAGAACCTCATACTATAGCAAGAAAAATGTCCCATTTTTCTAATCCCTTCATCAACATTTGAACCAAACCAATGTATTCTTATTGGCATCTATCAGACACTTTCTTAATAGAATAATGTAAACCATGCCAAGAAGCTCAAAATCAATAGAACGATGTTAGAAAAGTAAACAAGTGTAGCAATTGATTAGAAATGAAGGGGATTACACTCTCGGGGCATATCATTGTTAGGATATAAACAAAGTTCTGTTTTACTATTAATGGTTTCCCTAGAGGAAGTTCTTACCTCATGCATTTTCAATATGTCAATTACCTCCTCATGTAGCCATAATCTACAACGTTTACCATGTTCCTTGGGGCAATTTTCACGAACAATTTCTCTTCCCATGTCTCGAAGCAAATCATGCATCATAAGTTTGTTTCTCTCATCAACTGTAAGAAGACACCGTTGAATGAGGACAGTGATTccaatttggggaaaaaaaccACAGCCATTCAATATTTGTACAACATAGTTTTTGTCCATTCCGATAAAGAAACAGGATATATCAAGGAATATATCCTTCTCTGTATCATTGCTTAGTGCATCAAAGCTTATTCTAAGTATTTTTTGAACTTGATGATTGGGAATCCTTTTTAATCTCTCCAATGCGCAGTTCCATTCTTGCATGCTCTTGCCGAACAAAAAAGAACCCAAAACGTCAAGAGCCAGTGGCAATCCTCCTGAATAAGCAACTACACTTCTTGATATGTCCATATAACCTTCAGTTGGATATTTGTTTCTAAAGGCATGCCAACTAAAGAGCTCAAGAGATTCACTGTCACTCATTTGTTTAGTTGTATACACTCCATCCACTATAAGATTCTTTAGCAACTGCTCATATCTAGTTGTTATAATAATTCTACTTCCCAAACCAAACCAATCACGACTTCCAGCTATGGCATTCAGTTGGTCCAATTGGTCTACATCATCAACTATAACAAGTACCCTTTTACGACGAAGTCTTTGTTGTATCATAACGATTCCGCTAGCAACACTACTTACCTTTATCTTGCTTGTCCTTAAGGTTTCAGAAAGAAGTTGTTTTTGTAGACGAACCAGACCATGTTGATTGGAAGTTTCCCTAACATTTTCAAGAAAGTTTCTACCTTCAAAATGaagataaaatttgttataaatggCTTTAGCAATGGTTGTTTTCCCTGTTCCGCCCATTCCCAAAATTCCTACCATGCGAACATCATTAGCTCCAACACATAATAGTGAAGTCATGTCTTCCATGCGAGCCTCTACTCCAACTGGGTAGCGTGCTACAAATAAGTATTTGTTGTCCAATACTGATAAAATGCAATGAATGATTTTCCGAATAAACTCGGCTTCATGCCTGGAAATTATTTTGAGCAGTTAGGAATAATAGTGGGATTAATAGTGATAATTAATTTATCCCCAACCTAGGACAAGTGCACTGACTATATGGTTTGGTCGTTAACCGTACGTGAGTTGCAGAATATCTATCAAAATCTTTAATGATTTGTTtcctcaaagaaaaataaaaaatcttcagTGATTTACTGGCAATTCCAAGGTGTGGAACATATGCGCATTGGTTTTTTATCTCTCCTTAAAAGTTTAGAGAGAGTCAGAGGGAGATATTTAACATTGTAAGAACTTTAAGCCTTACTACTGTCTTGACGTACGGTAGggattgaaatttgaattacaaaaaattattttcactaAACAGATTTTGGATAGTTTAATCTTATCATAATCTTTACAATTTCATAATCTTTATCAAATAACCAATACTTAAATAAGAATAAGGCCATGACCATGCTAAAGAAAATCTGCAACTCAACAACCTTAGGAACAGGCACTTATGCAAGGTCAGGGATAAGTTAATTagtaaagagaaagaaagtatTGAAGGAAATAATATAAGGTTTGTGGCTATACattaatcataatatatattttcccaaattaattaggttaGAGCAATAAATTTTAATGATGATTTGTGTTAGAGTGTTTTTCTATCCATTAGATCTTTGGGGGACGTTGCCCCGGCCCAATACTGGGCCGTCCcttcaataattaattaattttacaaaataactataaaccaaatttttaaaaaactcatTAGAAAAATGAAGATAAATCGGATAAAAGAGTAATTAACGTTAGtccttataaattataaaattattatgtttaCCACCACCTATTTAAATTGACTTCTGTTTTGTATGTTCATAAGAACGCGCATTTACATTTTGATTGAATCGTTACTAAGTTAGGAagttcctctcaaaaaaaaaagggggagggaGTTGggttaataataatattagacATTTACCCGTCAGCAGTGCTTCTCAGATGGAACCCGGAAATACTAGCAGCATGATTGAGAGCTCCCCTCCACCTGAATACCTTGTCTTTATCCAACAAGTAACGCTTTTCATGTTCCACAAACGCTTGTTCATAACTACCCCTCTGATTGCGCACATCGCAGGGATCAACATCATAGAATAGAGGCAGAACCCAAAGACCCCGATTTCTTTGGCACTCCATGATCTCCACGAGCTCCTCCAAACACCACCTGGAAGACGCGTAGTTTTTGGAGAAGACGATGAGGGATATTCTGGACCCTCGTATTGCTGGTAAAAGCTCGAAAGAAAGATTTTCTCCTTTTCGGATCTCTTCGTCGTCTCTGAAGGTGCGGATTCCAGCCTCTGTCAAAGCGTGGTAGAGGTGATCGGTGAAGTTCTTGCGAGTGTCTTCGCCTCTGAAACTCAGGAACACATCGTACTCATAGTCGTCGGGGGGTTGGTTGGAAGAAgacgatgaagatgaagatgaagagaagGGTTTGGAAAGAGTTGTAGTGACAGCCATGGCAATTGGGCAATTGGGGAAGAATAGCTAAAACCTAGCAGTAGTAGTAGTGTAGCACAGAGCCAAGGAGACTTTATGGGGGTCATCACTCAAGTCAAGTCAATTATCAAGAGTTTCACTTTTACACTGTCCAATAAATTTTAGCCACGTTAATATTCTTCGCCCATGAAACTTTGTTCTCTTATTTGATGGGTTCTACATTTATGTGTTAAACTGTTAATCTTGtgctcatctaaaaaaaaaaaaaaaaaaaaaaaaaaaaaaaaaaaaactgttaatcttgtgataaagaaaaaaaaaaaaaatgttattgatTGATATCTaatatcccttttttttttttttaaataaaatattattttgataactCAACTATACGTAAGAGTTTAATTTCATTTATAAGCTATTTGATTATATCTAGTTCCCAATGTTTAGAAATAGTGATTTTTACATGAAATTACTTTACTCCCTGCAGGCTGACTCAACCCATAGTTattttttctgaaaaattataatatactcTCTTGCTGTGGAATTATATAATGACATGCTTGACTGAGGTTTTACACCAGATAAAAATAGTTTTGTTGGATGACTAAATTGGCTCTGAGGACCTTTCTGATGTGGCTGCTTCGGTTGGTTGAGATTCATCTGTTGGTACAGGTTATTTTCTCTATAATTCAAAGAttcatttgtatttttgtaagaCGACATCccgaagttttttttttcttgataattcaatagttacaacaaaGAGGAGATGAGGATTCGAACCCTCTTTCTCCTAATAATGGAGAGCAGTATATGTCACTAAGCTACAAATCTCTTGGCAAGCATCATGAAGGTAATATTGCTATCCATGATATCTCCATTCTGCCTACTtgcttatatttaatttttatttggtcttCTGGATTTTTTGTCTTGTGATATGTGTTGCCAATTCAGGATTTACTGATGGCTTATATTTTTAAACCTTGGTCACATTGCTTGTTCAACTCAGTTAATACCAA
This genomic window contains:
- the LOC126696749 gene encoding disease resistance protein RPV1-like — its product is MAVTTTLSKPFSSSSSSSSSSNQPPDDYEYDVFLSFRGEDTRKNFTDHLYHALTEAGIRTFRDDEEIRKGENLSFELLPAIRGSRISLIVFSKNYASSRWCLEELVEIMECQRNRGLWVLPLFYDVDPCDVRNQRGSYEQAFVEHEKRYLLDKDKVFRWRGALNHAASISGFHLRSTADGHEAEFIRKIIHCILSVLDNKYLFVARYPVGVEARMEDMTSLLCVGANDVRMVGILGMGGTGKTTIAKAIYNKFYLHFEGRNFLENVRETSNQHGLVRLQKQLLSETLRTSKIKVSSVASGIVMIQQRLRRKRVLVIVDDVDQLDQLNAIAGSRDWFGLGSRIIITTRYEQLLKNLIVDGVYTTKQMSDSESLELFSWHAFRNKYPTEGYMDISRSVVAYSGGLPLALDVLGSFLFGKSMQEWNCALERLKRIPNHQVQKILRISFDALSNDTEKDIFLDISCFFIGMDKNYVVQILNGCGFFPQIGITVLIQRCLLTVDERNKLMMHDLLRDMGREIVRENCPKEHGKRCRLWLHEEVIDILKMHEGRKQVEGLALKLSRSDENFNTIRSQLDFNTETFKKMKRLRLLQLDHAQLTGDYEYLPKELRWLRWHGFPLKFIPNNFCLRKIVAIDLRYSNLKEVWEDPKLLNKLEVLNLSHSHDLTRTPDFSRLPNLEKLVLKDCTSLFEVHQSIGDLDKLVLINLKGCKNLRSLPKSLYKLKSLKTLILCDCSNIDNLADDLGEMECLTTLRIDNTAIRTVPFTIGRLKNLKHLSLGGCKGLQPLPGSLQGLSSLKELCLNDCDLSNDKILKDLGSLCSLQSLDLQRNKFQVLPSSFGGLLKLRRLTLDYCTELQSIADLPKSLNILHATNCMKLERMPNVSEISNMQTLFLTNCHKLVEIPGLYKLLKYFGTLHMEECNNMTSSFKQSILQECTMSGVGNELSIFLPGGDIPDCFMYKDEGPSVCFEVPRIIDLNVVGFVVCTVYSPRPSNDNIVSQNLLSISIVNHTKNISQASRQITADVVISLEDHLWLGNVSKGEFNLEGGDKVDVTIDFGVGFIVKKIGVSLLYDGVLDGKMIPYASTSNEDVKA